One window from the genome of Pseudonocardia hierapolitana encodes:
- a CDS encoding GlsB/YeaQ/YmgE family stress response membrane protein, with product MVFTILGWIVFGLIAGFIARAIVPGKDDIGILRTIILGCVGSVVGGLIFGLLTGGLRGFEPTGWIGSIIGAVLVLVVYNQVTGRKRNRA from the coding sequence ATCGTCTTCACGATTCTGGGCTGGATCGTGTTCGGGTTGATCGCGGGCTTCATCGCCCGCGCGATCGTGCCGGGGAAGGACGACATCGGCATCCTGCGCACGATCATCCTGGGCTGCGTCGGGTCGGTGGTCGGCGGGCTGATCTTCGGGCTGCTGACCGGCGGCCTGCGCGGGTTCGAGCCCACCGGGTGGATCGGGTCGATCATCGGCGCTGTGCTCGTGCTCGTCGTCTACAACCAGGTCACCGGCCGCAAGCGCAACCGCGCCTGA
- a CDS encoding TetR/AcrR family transcriptional regulator produces the protein MAASAPADSEDPRARAARTKRDRTRRALLDAADATFGSRGWADTRMEDVAAAAGVSAATAYNHFPSKQVLVGSVYGPLVRPLLSEAEHDIAIGRPVVDALNDQIRALARISQRYRKLTAAFWSAVEEYTIKVSGPPDPDDEDDPRTLAPVPTPLRTLIEHGQRTGELRPFPSALDASGMVVNLLLLRSINRPDEPDDVTAELLLTVLFGMLRPELLADAGTEGRPFRRTG, from the coding sequence ATGGCAGCTTCCGCCCCCGCTGACTCGGAGGATCCGCGCGCCCGCGCCGCACGGACGAAGCGGGACCGCACGCGACGGGCGCTGTTGGATGCTGCGGACGCGACGTTCGGCAGCCGTGGATGGGCCGACACGCGCATGGAGGACGTCGCGGCCGCGGCCGGGGTCAGCGCGGCCACGGCCTACAACCACTTCCCGTCCAAGCAGGTCCTCGTGGGCTCCGTCTACGGCCCGCTCGTGCGCCCGCTGCTGTCCGAGGCCGAGCACGACATCGCCATCGGCCGCCCCGTCGTGGACGCGCTGAACGACCAGATCAGGGCCCTGGCCCGCATCAGCCAGCGGTACCGCAAGCTCACCGCGGCCTTCTGGTCGGCCGTCGAGGAGTACACGATCAAGGTGAGCGGCCCGCCGGACCCGGACGACGAGGACGACCCGCGCACGCTCGCGCCGGTGCCGACACCGCTGCGGACGCTGATCGAACACGGCCAGCGCACGGGCGAGCTGCGCCCGTTCCCGAGTGCGCTCGACGCCAGCGGGATGGTCGTCAACCTGCTGCTGCTGCGCAGCATCAACCGCCCGGACGAGCCCGACGACGTCACCGCGGAGCTGCTACTCACCGTGCTGTTCGGGATGCTCCGCCCCGAGCTGCTGGCGGACGCGGGCACCGAAGGGCGGCCGTTCCGCCGAACGGGCTGA
- the shbA gene encoding RNA polymerase sigma factor ShbA: MAPPLPDAVVPALGRAAAEAEPPLLESLLRAAVAGEPRARERLLAEIHPLVLRYCRARLGRQETLMGSADDVAQEVCLAVVNALPGYTLRGLSFRAFVYGIAAHKVTDAFRAIGRNRSEPVADIPDTPLVHDGPEFHLLQVELTERLGALLHLLTPRQREVLVLRIAVGLSAEETAHAVGSTPGAVRVTQHRALNRLRRKLVAAGVDAGDEHDDDE; the protein is encoded by the coding sequence ATGGCGCCGCCCCTGCCGGACGCCGTCGTCCCGGCGCTCGGGCGCGCCGCTGCCGAGGCGGAGCCGCCGCTCCTGGAGAGCCTGCTGCGGGCTGCCGTGGCCGGCGAGCCCCGCGCGCGTGAGCGACTGCTCGCCGAGATCCACCCGCTCGTGCTGCGGTACTGCCGGGCCCGCCTGGGCAGGCAGGAGACCCTGATGGGCTCCGCCGACGACGTCGCGCAGGAGGTCTGCCTCGCGGTCGTCAACGCGCTGCCGGGCTACACGCTGCGCGGGCTGTCGTTCCGCGCGTTCGTCTACGGGATCGCCGCGCACAAGGTCACCGACGCGTTCCGGGCCATCGGCCGCAACCGGTCCGAGCCCGTCGCCGACATCCCCGACACCCCGCTCGTCCACGACGGTCCCGAGTTCCACCTGCTCCAGGTCGAGCTCACCGAGCGGCTCGGGGCGTTGCTGCACCTGCTCACGCCGCGCCAGCGCGAGGTGCTCGTGCTGCGCATCGCCGTGGGGCTCTCGGCCGAGGAGACCGCGCACGCGGTCGGGTCCACGCCGGGCGCGGTCCGGGTCACCCAGCACCGGGCGCTCAACCGGCTGCGCCGCAAGCTCGTGGCGGCAGGGGTCGATGCCGGGGACGAGCACGACGACGACGAGTAG
- a CDS encoding DUF948 domain-containing protein — protein sequence MSAGQIAALIAAGAFVVLVLLLAVPLLKLGRTLDEATIAIRKAHEGGDPILRDAQTTLHQVNTQLERVDGITSSARTVSSNVSVLTSLFTATLGGPLVRAAAFSYGLNKAIKARRAAQDAGAHSRRRRGRRT from the coding sequence GTGTCGGCTGGCCAGATCGCGGCGCTCATCGCCGCGGGGGCCTTCGTGGTCCTCGTTCTGCTGCTGGCCGTCCCGCTGCTGAAGCTCGGCCGCACGCTCGACGAGGCCACCATCGCCATCCGCAAGGCGCACGAGGGCGGCGACCCGATCCTGCGTGACGCGCAGACCACGTTGCACCAGGTGAACACACAGCTGGAGCGGGTCGACGGGATCACCTCGAGCGCGCGCACGGTGTCGAGCAACGTCTCGGTGCTGACCTCGCTGTTCACCGCCACCCTCGGCGGCCCGCTGGTGCGGGCCGCGGCGTTCAGCTACGGCCTGAACAAGGCGATCAAGGCCCGCCGCGCCGCGCAGGACGCCGGTGCCCACTCCCGGCGGCGGAGGGGGCGGCGGACGTGA
- the alaS gene encoding alanine--tRNA ligase, producing MQTHEITRRFTEHFVNAGHTRVPSASLILDDPNLLFVNAGMVQFKPYFLGQVPPPYPRATSIQKCVRTGDIDEVGKTTRHNTFFQMAGNFSFGDYFKEGAIEHAWNLVTGSQDAGGYGFDPERIWVTVYQDDDEAIALWRRIAGLPEERIQRRGGDDNYWDMGVPGPGGPCSEIYFDRGPEHGREGGPVADEDRYLEIWNLVFMQDERGELSPKKGHPPIGSLPKKNIDTGMGIERVAYLLQGVDNVYETDLVRPVIARAEEFSGRRYGADHTDDVRFRVIADHARSGVLIIGDGVTPSNEGRGYVLRRLLRRIVRSARLLGVHEPVLGPFAEVVRDAMAPSYPELVTDFERISAVVRAEEEAFLATLTAGSRIFDTAVAATKQAGGSRLAGDKAFQLHDTYGFPIDLTLEMASEAGLTVDEQGFRTLMEEQRARAKADAAKHKVGHGDASVYRSVLDAAGGSEFLGYTDLVAEGRVVGLVVDGVGVPAAGTGTKVEVVLDRTPFYAEGGGQLADTGWIRGDGFTVDVEDVQSPVAGLVVHRGTVTAGEAQVDATVQAEVDTGRRAAVSRSHSATHLVHAGMRKHLGDAAAQAGSLNAPGRLRFDFTSPGGAVPTSVLTDVEDEVNAVLQNDEEVRWFVTSQDEARKLGALALFGEKYGDKVRIVEIGDYSRELCGGTHVHRSGQLGLVKLLSEASIGSGVRRVEALVGLDAFRFLAKEHVLVSQLAEQFKARPEELPERIGGIVERLRQAERELEKVRADAVLASAGALAEGAEDVDGVALVAVAAPEGVGGNDLRALASDVRGRLGARPGVVALFSADGEKVSFVVATTAAARDRGIAAGKLIPAFAPAVGGRGGGKPDLAQGGGTNPAGIPEAVTALRSALRG from the coding sequence GTGCAGACCCACGAGATCACCCGTCGGTTCACCGAACACTTCGTCAACGCCGGCCACACCCGTGTGCCCAGCGCCTCGCTGATCCTCGACGACCCGAACCTGCTCTTCGTCAACGCGGGCATGGTGCAGTTCAAGCCGTACTTCCTCGGGCAGGTCCCGCCGCCGTACCCGCGGGCCACCTCAATCCAGAAGTGCGTGCGCACCGGCGACATCGACGAGGTCGGCAAGACCACCCGTCACAACACGTTCTTCCAGATGGCCGGGAACTTCTCCTTCGGCGACTACTTCAAGGAAGGCGCGATCGAGCACGCCTGGAACCTGGTCACCGGCAGCCAGGACGCGGGCGGCTACGGCTTCGACCCGGAACGCATCTGGGTCACCGTCTACCAGGACGACGACGAGGCGATCGCGCTGTGGCGGCGCATCGCCGGGCTGCCCGAGGAGCGGATCCAGCGCCGCGGCGGCGACGACAACTACTGGGACATGGGCGTGCCAGGCCCGGGCGGCCCGTGCTCGGAGATCTACTTCGACCGCGGGCCGGAGCACGGCCGCGAGGGTGGTCCCGTCGCCGACGAGGACCGCTACCTCGAGATCTGGAACCTCGTCTTCATGCAGGACGAGCGCGGTGAGCTCTCCCCGAAGAAGGGGCACCCGCCGATCGGCAGCCTGCCGAAGAAGAACATCGACACCGGCATGGGCATCGAGCGGGTGGCCTACCTGCTGCAGGGCGTCGACAACGTCTACGAGACCGACCTCGTGCGGCCGGTGATCGCCCGGGCCGAGGAGTTCTCCGGACGCCGCTACGGCGCCGACCACACCGACGACGTCCGGTTCCGGGTGATCGCCGACCACGCCCGCTCCGGCGTCCTGATCATCGGGGACGGCGTCACGCCGTCCAACGAGGGCCGCGGCTACGTGCTGCGCAGGCTGCTGCGCCGCATCGTGCGCTCGGCCCGGCTGCTGGGCGTGCACGAGCCCGTGCTCGGCCCGTTCGCCGAGGTGGTGCGGGACGCGATGGCTCCGTCCTACCCCGAGCTGGTCACCGACTTCGAGCGGATCTCGGCGGTCGTGCGGGCCGAGGAGGAGGCCTTCCTCGCCACGCTCACCGCGGGCTCGCGGATCTTCGACACCGCCGTGGCGGCCACGAAGCAGGCCGGCGGGAGCCGGCTGGCCGGGGACAAGGCGTTCCAGCTGCACGACACGTACGGCTTCCCGATCGACCTCACGCTCGAGATGGCCTCCGAAGCCGGGCTCACCGTCGACGAGCAGGGCTTCCGCACGTTGATGGAGGAGCAGCGGGCCCGCGCCAAGGCCGACGCCGCAAAGCACAAGGTGGGCCACGGCGACGCCTCGGTCTACCGTTCCGTGCTCGACGCCGCCGGCGGCAGCGAGTTCCTCGGCTACACCGACCTCGTCGCCGAGGGACGCGTGGTCGGTCTCGTCGTCGACGGCGTGGGCGTGCCCGCCGCGGGCACGGGCACCAAGGTGGAGGTCGTGCTCGACCGCACCCCGTTCTACGCCGAGGGCGGCGGGCAGCTCGCCGACACCGGCTGGATCCGCGGGGACGGGTTCACCGTCGACGTCGAGGACGTCCAGTCGCCGGTGGCCGGGCTGGTCGTGCACCGCGGCACCGTGACCGCCGGTGAGGCCCAGGTGGACGCCACCGTCCAGGCCGAGGTCGACACCGGCAGGCGGGCCGCGGTGTCGCGGTCGCACTCGGCCACCCACCTCGTGCACGCGGGGATGCGCAAGCACCTCGGTGACGCCGCCGCCCAGGCGGGTTCGCTCAACGCCCCCGGCCGGCTGCGGTTCGACTTCACCTCTCCCGGCGGGGCCGTGCCGACGTCCGTGCTGACCGACGTCGAGGACGAGGTCAACGCCGTCCTGCAGAACGACGAGGAGGTCCGCTGGTTCGTGACCTCCCAGGACGAGGCCCGCAAGCTGGGGGCGCTCGCGCTCTTCGGCGAGAAGTACGGCGACAAGGTGCGCATCGTCGAGATCGGCGACTACTCCCGCGAGCTGTGCGGCGGCACGCACGTGCACCGCTCCGGCCAGCTCGGTCTCGTGAAGCTGCTGTCGGAGGCCTCGATCGGCTCCGGCGTGCGGCGCGTGGAGGCCCTGGTCGGGCTCGACGCGTTCCGGTTCCTGGCCAAGGAGCACGTGCTGGTCTCCCAGCTGGCCGAGCAGTTCAAGGCCCGGCCCGAGGAGCTGCCCGAGCGCATCGGCGGGATCGTGGAGCGGCTTCGGCAGGCCGAACGGGAGCTGGAGAAGGTCCGCGCCGACGCGGTGCTCGCCTCGGCCGGCGCGCTCGCCGAGGGCGCCGAGGACGTCGACGGGGTCGCGCTCGTCGCGGTCGCCGCTCCGGAGGGGGTCGGCGGCAACGACCTGCGCGCGCTCGCCTCCGACGTCCGCGGCCGGCTGGGTGCGCGACCCGGCGTCGTGGCCCTGTTCTCCGCCGACGGCGAGAAGGTGTCGTTCGTCGTCGCCACCACGGCCGCGGCCCGCGACCGGGGCATCGCCGCCGGGAAGCTCATCCCGGCGTTCGCCCCGGCCGTCGGCGGGCGCGGCGGTGGCAAGCCCGACCTCGCCCAGGGCGGCGGGACGAACCCCGCCGGCATCCCGGAGGCGGTCACCGCGCTGCGTTCCGCGCTGCGCGGGTGA
- the ruvX gene encoding Holliday junction resolvase RuvX, with product MNRGRYLGIDVGAVRVGVAICDPGGVLATPLVTVPRDAAGGSDLRAIAALVAEHEAVGVVVGLPRTLTGREGPAAEAARAFADALAGVLDVPVELSDERLTTVVATQQLRERGVKGRKQRAVVDQAAAVAILQGWLDAHRG from the coding sequence GTGAACCGGGGGCGGTACCTGGGGATCGACGTCGGCGCCGTCCGGGTCGGGGTCGCGATCTGCGATCCGGGCGGCGTGCTCGCCACCCCGCTCGTCACGGTCCCCCGCGACGCAGCCGGCGGCTCCGACCTGCGGGCGATCGCCGCGCTGGTGGCGGAGCACGAGGCGGTCGGTGTCGTCGTCGGGCTGCCACGCACGCTCACGGGCCGCGAAGGCCCTGCCGCGGAGGCCGCCCGCGCCTTCGCCGACGCGCTCGCCGGCGTGCTCGACGTGCCCGTCGAGCTGTCCGACGAGCGGCTCACCACCGTCGTCGCCACCCAGCAACTGCGGGAGCGCGGCGTGAAGGGCCGCAAGCAGCGGGCCGTGGTGGACCAGGCCGCGGCCGTCGCGATCCTGCAGGGCTGGCTGGACGCGCACCGCGGCTGA
- a CDS encoding endolytic transglycosylase MltG: MLRPGPLPETSAPTVPVPVAGPRMPGGARRPGPPESAQRPVPPESTQRLGPSEGAARPQSGRRDLPPPPDPRPDPEQAVDRREEPAASPVAEPDRVPGKNPRKKRKRATVLLLAVLLLGGVAAGGVYSFVTWFAVPDFEGSGTGDVVIEVEDGDSTRQIGAVLAENGVVAAPESFTRAAEDEERIRAVQPGFYQMRRQMSGAAAVAMMLDPESRVGELDIRGGVQLDDTRAPDGTVAPGVLSLISKATCARLDGQERCVSADELRAAMTDTDPAALGVPEWALEGVAAAEPRRRLEGLLVPGRYDVPPGESAVDVLRGLLATSGERLEAAGLVAGAQSIGTSPYDVLTIASLVEKEAINPDMPKVSRVIYNRLGAGRRLELDSMVNYPLDLQALRTTAEDRARPGPYNSYAVAGLPPTPIAAPGREAIAAALEPEPGPWLYFVRCQSDGTSCFAETLDDHNANVRAARQNGAF, from the coding sequence GTGCTCCGTCCCGGCCCGCTCCCGGAGACGAGCGCGCCCACCGTGCCGGTGCCCGTCGCGGGCCCCCGGATGCCCGGTGGTGCCCGGCGGCCCGGTCCGCCGGAGTCCGCCCAGCGGCCGGTTCCGCCCGAGTCCACCCAGCGGCTCGGTCCGTCCGAGGGCGCGGCGCGGCCGCAGAGCGGGCGGCGTGACCTGCCGCCGCCGCCCGACCCGCGCCCCGATCCCGAGCAGGCGGTGGACCGCCGCGAGGAACCGGCCGCCTCCCCGGTCGCGGAACCCGATCGTGTGCCCGGGAAGAACCCCCGGAAGAAGCGCAAGCGCGCCACGGTGCTCCTGCTCGCGGTGCTCCTGCTCGGCGGTGTCGCGGCGGGCGGCGTCTACTCGTTCGTCACCTGGTTCGCCGTGCCCGACTTCGAGGGTTCCGGCACCGGCGATGTCGTGATCGAGGTGGAGGACGGCGACTCGACCAGGCAGATCGGCGCCGTCCTCGCGGAGAACGGTGTGGTGGCGGCCCCGGAGTCGTTCACCCGCGCGGCCGAGGACGAGGAACGCATCCGCGCCGTGCAGCCGGGCTTCTACCAGATGCGCCGGCAGATGTCGGGTGCAGCGGCCGTGGCGATGATGCTGGACCCGGAATCCCGTGTCGGCGAGCTCGACATCCGAGGCGGCGTGCAGCTCGACGACACGCGGGCACCCGACGGCACGGTCGCACCGGGGGTGCTGAGCCTCATCTCGAAGGCCACCTGCGCCCGCCTGGACGGGCAGGAGCGGTGTGTCTCGGCGGACGAGCTGCGCGCCGCCATGACCGACACCGACCCGGCAGCTCTCGGCGTGCCGGAGTGGGCCCTCGAGGGCGTCGCCGCCGCGGAGCCGCGGCGCAGGCTCGAAGGCCTGCTCGTGCCCGGCCGCTACGACGTGCCGCCCGGCGAGTCCGCCGTCGACGTGCTGCGCGGCCTGCTCGCCACGTCCGGGGAGCGGCTCGAGGCCGCCGGCCTGGTCGCGGGTGCGCAGAGCATCGGCACCAGCCCGTACGACGTTCTGACGATCGCCTCGCTCGTGGAGAAGGAGGCGATCAACCCGGACATGCCGAAGGTGTCGCGGGTGATCTACAACCGGCTCGGCGCCGGCAGGCGGCTCGAGCTGGACTCGATGGTGAACTACCCCCTCGACCTGCAGGCGCTGCGCACCACCGCGGAGGATCGGGCGCGGCCGGGCCCGTACAACAGCTACGCGGTGGCCGGCCTCCCACCCACCCCGATCGCGGCGCCCGGCCGGGAGGCGATCGCCGCGGCGCTGGAGCCCGAGCCCGGCCCGTGGCTGTACTTCGTGCGGTGCCAGTCCGACGGCACCTCCTGCTTCGCCGAGACGCTCGACGACCACAACGCCAACGTGCGAGCCGCGCGGCAGAACGGGGCCTTCTGA
- a CDS encoding spermidine synthase, which produces MERRELRVARAVVTAEVDHGMAELVGDPDRPQGWTLLLDGTAQSHVDLDDPTHLEFEYVRRLAHVADLVAPPTAPLRTLHLGGGAWTLARYIAATRPGSPQRVVELDAGLVDLVSSRLPSDGTGIEVTVGDARAALATVAAGSVDLLVLDVFAGARTPAHLTSVEFVRAASAVLTAGGVYAANVADGGSLAFARTQVAAAEAVFPEVAVLAVPQLLHGRRFGNLVLVASAAPLPVDELTRRAAGDAFPARVLAGSDLRQFARDATVPVDGSTTPSPLPPPGFFGRPE; this is translated from the coding sequence GTGGAGCGGCGGGAATTGCGGGTGGCGCGGGCGGTCGTCACGGCCGAGGTGGATCACGGCATGGCCGAGCTCGTCGGCGACCCCGACCGCCCTCAGGGCTGGACCCTGCTGCTCGACGGCACCGCGCAGTCGCACGTCGACCTCGACGACCCGACGCACCTGGAGTTCGAGTACGTCCGCCGGCTGGCGCACGTCGCCGATCTCGTGGCCCCGCCCACCGCCCCGCTCCGCACGCTGCACCTCGGCGGCGGCGCCTGGACCTTGGCCCGTTACATCGCCGCCACCCGTCCCGGGTCTCCGCAGCGGGTGGTCGAGCTGGACGCGGGCCTGGTCGACCTCGTCTCCTCCCGGCTGCCCTCCGACGGCACCGGCATCGAGGTCACCGTCGGCGACGCGCGGGCCGCACTCGCCACCGTGGCCGCCGGGTCGGTCGACCTGCTGGTGCTGGACGTGTTCGCGGGCGCGCGGACGCCCGCGCACCTCACCTCGGTGGAGTTCGTCCGCGCCGCGAGCGCCGTCCTCACCGCCGGCGGGGTCTACGCCGCGAACGTCGCCGACGGCGGGTCGCTCGCCTTCGCCCGCACGCAGGTCGCCGCGGCAGAGGCGGTGTTCCCGGAGGTCGCGGTGCTCGCCGTGCCGCAGCTGCTGCACGGGCGCAGGTTCGGCAACCTCGTCCTCGTCGCGTCGGCGGCGCCGCTGCCGGTCGACGAGCTCACCCGCCGGGCCGCCGGCGACGCGTTCCCGGCCCGGGTGCTCGCCGGCTCCGACCTGCGCCAGTTCGCCCGCGACGCCACCGTTCCCGTCGACGGGTCGACGACGCCGTCCCCGCTGCCCCCACCGGGGTTCTTCGGCAGACCGGAGTGA
- a CDS encoding prepilin peptidase, whose protein sequence is MAMVQVGTALQVGTALHEYVLPGNAPVGVALPIVMFAAAGVMAGGGARVLLRRLRRGTRIPPPRCEAGVAALWAATGVAWSAGAVPAVWVPAVLGLGWLAFAAGVVDLRQRRLPNALTLPAFPIALLLLLPVGPAAVVRGAAGAAVAVAVHVALHLVDRRAVGAGDVKLAAPLGAVLAAVAWPALALAAVLAACFTALLAALLAVAAAIGSPVPAGSQVRARAGPERRWRLAGQTVPHGPSMLAATWVVTVALLALGAGSG, encoded by the coding sequence ATGGCGATGGTGCAGGTGGGAACGGCGCTGCAGGTGGGAACAGCGCTCCACGAGTACGTCCTGCCGGGGAACGCGCCGGTGGGGGTCGCGCTGCCGATCGTGATGTTCGCCGCGGCCGGTGTCATGGCCGGTGGCGGGGCACGGGTGCTGCTGCGGCGGCTGCGCCGCGGCACACGGATCCCGCCGCCGAGGTGCGAGGCGGGGGTGGCGGCCCTGTGGGCGGCCACGGGGGTGGCGTGGTCGGCCGGTGCGGTGCCCGCGGTGTGGGTGCCCGCCGTGCTCGGGTTGGGTTGGCTCGCCTTCGCGGCCGGCGTGGTCGACCTGCGGCAGCGGCGGTTGCCGAACGCCCTCACACTGCCCGCGTTCCCGATCGCGCTGCTGCTCCTGCTGCCGGTGGGGCCTGCGGCCGTGGTCCGGGGCGCGGCCGGTGCGGCGGTGGCCGTCGCGGTGCACGTGGCGCTCCACCTCGTCGACCGGCGGGCGGTAGGGGCGGGTGATGTGAAGCTCGCCGCCCCGCTCGGTGCGGTGCTGGCGGCGGTGGCGTGGCCGGCGCTGGCGCTGGCGGCGGTGCTGGCCGCGTGCTTCACCGCGTTGCTCGCCGCGTTGCTCGCCGTGGCCGCCGCGATCGGCTCGCCGGTGCCCGCGGGGAGCCAGGTGCGGGCGCGGGCGGGGCCGGAGCGGCGGTGGCGTCTCGCCGGGCAGACCGTGCCGCACGGGCCGTCGATGCTCGCGGCCACCTGGGTCGTCACGGTCGCCCTGCTGGCACTGGGTGCGGGGTCCGGCTGA
- the aroC gene encoding chorismate synthase, which translates to MLRWITAGESHGPALVAVLEGMVAGVEITTKELAAELARRRLGHGRGARMKFEADELEVIGGVRHGVTQGGPIAVRIGNTEWPKWETVMAADPVDPELIANRARNAPLTRPRPGHADLAGMTKYGFDDARPVLERASARETAARVVLGTVAKAFLAQAFDVAVVSHVVSLGAVEAPEGEAPGPGDLDRVDASPVRAWTDEATAAMVAEVDAAQKDGDTLGGVVEVIAYGLPVGIGSYVQSDRRLDARLAGALMGIQAMKGVEIGDGFRTARRRGSAAHDEMVPGDPVRRLSNRAGGIEGGMTNGEPVRVRVAMKPISTVPRALRTVDVSTGEAAQAIHQRSDVCAVPAAGVVAEAMVALVLADAALEKFGGDSLTETRRNLRGYLDAIG; encoded by the coding sequence GTGCTGCGCTGGATCACCGCCGGGGAGTCCCACGGTCCTGCCCTGGTCGCCGTGCTGGAGGGCATGGTCGCCGGGGTCGAGATCACCACCAAGGAGCTCGCCGCGGAGCTGGCCCGGCGCCGGCTGGGCCACGGCCGGGGTGCCCGGATGAAGTTCGAGGCCGACGAGCTCGAGGTCATCGGGGGCGTCCGGCACGGTGTCACGCAGGGTGGGCCGATCGCGGTCCGCATCGGCAACACGGAGTGGCCGAAGTGGGAGACCGTCATGGCGGCCGACCCCGTCGATCCGGAGTTGATCGCCAACCGGGCCCGCAACGCTCCGCTCACCCGCCCCCGTCCCGGTCACGCCGACCTCGCCGGCATGACGAAGTACGGCTTCGACGACGCGCGGCCGGTGCTGGAGCGCGCCAGCGCCCGTGAGACCGCGGCCCGGGTCGTGCTCGGCACGGTGGCGAAGGCGTTCCTGGCCCAGGCCTTCGACGTGGCGGTCGTGTCGCACGTGGTCTCGCTCGGCGCCGTCGAGGCACCGGAGGGGGAGGCGCCCGGCCCGGGCGACCTGGATCGGGTGGACGCGAGCCCGGTGCGGGCCTGGACGGACGAGGCCACCGCAGCGATGGTCGCCGAGGTCGACGCCGCGCAGAAGGACGGCGACACCCTCGGTGGCGTCGTCGAGGTGATCGCCTACGGCCTCCCCGTCGGCATCGGCTCGTACGTCCAGAGCGACCGCAGGCTCGACGCGCGGCTCGCGGGCGCGCTCATGGGGATCCAGGCGATGAAGGGCGTCGAGATCGGCGACGGGTTCCGCACGGCCCGGCGGCGGGGCAGCGCCGCGCACGACGAGATGGTGCCCGGCGACCCGGTGCGGCGCCTGTCCAACCGGGCCGGCGGCATCGAGGGCGGCATGACCAACGGCGAGCCGGTGCGCGTCCGCGTCGCGATGAAGCCGATCTCCACGGTCCCGCGGGCGCTGCGCACCGTCGACGTGTCCACCGGCGAGGCCGCGCAGGCGATCCACCAGCGGTCGGACGTCTGCGCCGTGCCGGCGGCGGGCGTGGTGGCCGAGGCGATGGTCGCCCTCGTGCTGGCCGACGCCGCACTGGAGAAGTTCGGCGGCGACTCCCTCACCGAGACCCGCCGCAACCTGCGCGGCTACCTCGACGCGATCGGCTGA
- a CDS encoding shikimate kinase: protein MPVESRPTLVVVGPPGAGKTTVGRVLARRLGVAFADADAMIEERTGKAIADLFLEDGEDGFRRLEREIVAEALTSHDGVLALGGGAVLAAETRALLRAHRVVHLSVGLADGLRRTGMSTARPLLAGVNPRATFKALLDARAPLYREVATVQVATDRRSANQVARAVLEALGEIPAAAPDDPIDPDDPLDRPTPRGGAPLPDPSVRL, encoded by the coding sequence GTGCCTGTCGAGAGCCGCCCCACGCTGGTCGTCGTCGGTCCGCCGGGGGCCGGGAAGACCACGGTCGGCCGTGTGCTGGCCCGGCGGCTCGGCGTCGCCTTCGCCGACGCGGACGCGATGATCGAGGAGCGCACCGGCAAGGCGATCGCCGACCTGTTCCTCGAGGACGGCGAGGACGGGTTCCGGCGCCTCGAGCGCGAGATCGTCGCGGAGGCGCTGACGAGCCACGACGGCGTGCTCGCGCTCGGCGGGGGAGCCGTGCTGGCCGCGGAGACCCGCGCGCTGTTGCGGGCCCACCGGGTCGTGCACCTGAGCGTCGGGCTGGCCGACGGCCTGCGACGCACGGGCATGTCCACGGCGCGGCCGCTGCTGGCGGGCGTCAACCCGCGCGCCACGTTCAAGGCGCTGCTCGACGCCCGGGCGCCGCTGTACCGGGAGGTCGCCACCGTGCAGGTCGCCACCGACCGCCGCAGCGCCAACCAGGTCGCCCGGGCGGTGCTGGAGGCTCTCGGGGAGATCCCCGCCGCGGCCCCCGACGACCCGATCGACCCGGACGATCCGCTCGACCGGCCCACGCCGCGAGGGGGCGCGCCGCTGCCGGACCCGAGCGTCCGGCTCTGA